The genomic DNA TGCAGCTCGATCCTGTGGGTCACCCGCAGGCGCGCGCAGGCGCGCAGCAGGTGCGAGACGCCCTTGAGCGGCTTGTCGGCGCTGGCGACCGCGACGATGCGGCCGGGCACCCGCGGTTGCGGACGGGGCGCGAACAGTTCGGTGTCGACGCCGAGCGGCACCACGCTCAGCTGCCGCGGATCGACATCGAAATCGGCCACGATATCGGTGGCCGAGGAACTGGAGACGGTGACCAGTTCGGGGATACGCCGTGCCACCCGCTTCTGCATGCCGAGGAAGCCGTACCAGCGGCGCACCAGCGGTTTGCGGCGCAGCGGCGCGGCCGCCAGATCGACGGCGAGGTCGCGGGTGATGGGGTGGTGCACGGTCGCCACCACCGGCAGGAACTCGGCGATGTCGAGCAGTCCGCTGCCCAGGCACTGATTGTCGTGCACCACGTCGAACTCGTTCGCGCGCTCGGCCAGCAACCGTGCGGCGCGCAGGCTGAAGGTGCGCGGTTCGGGGAAGCCCGCGGTCCACATGGTGGCGACCTCGAGCACGTCGATGCGGTCGCGGATCTCCGAGAGCCGGGGTGTGCGGAACGGGTCCGGTTCGCGGTAGAGATCGAGGCTGGGCACTTCGGTCAGCCGAACGCGCGGATCGAGGTCCTCCGGATACGGTTGTCCGGAAAAGACTTCCACCTCATGACCGAGCTCGGCCAGTCCGGCGCTGAGTTTGCGGACGTAGACGCCCTGTCCGCCGCAGTGCGTTTTGCTCCGGTAGGACAGCAGGGCGATGCGCACGGTTCAGTGTCCTTCCCCGGCCGGTACGGCCAGCTTGGCGGCGAGACGCTCGAGGTAGGCCCGTACCTGGTCCTCGGGCTTATCGGGCAAACCGTACAGTACGTCGGTCACGCCCGCAGCGGCCCAATCCGCGAGGCGCCCTGCGTCCGGCTTGATGTCGAGCGCCACGACTCTCGGCGCGCCCGGGCGACCGGCTTCGGCCCAGATCTGTTGCAGCAGTGCGAGTCTGTCGGTGATGTCGGTTTCGCCCGGTGTGGTGATCCACCCGTCGGCGGATTTCGCGATCCACCGGAAGGTCTTCTCCGTGCCGCCCGCGCCGATCAGTACCGGTACGTTCCGGTGCACCGGTTTCGGCCACGCCCAGCTCGGCCCGAAGGACAGGAACTCGCCGGTGTACTCGGCCTCGTCGTCGCGCCACAGCGCGCGCATGCCCTCCAGATACTCGCGCAGCACGGTCCGGCGCTTGCCCGCCGGCACCCCGTGATCGGTGAGTTCGTCGGTGTTCCAGCCGAATCCGGCGCCGAGCAGCACGCGCCCACCGGACAGGTGATCCAGCGACGCGATCGTCTTGGCCAGTGTGATCGGATCGCTCTCGGTGGGCAGCGCCACCGCCGTCGCGAGTTCGATCCGTTCGGTGACCGCGGCGGCCGTCGCCAGCGCCACCCAGGGATCCAGGGTGCGCATGTAGCGGTCGTCGGGCAGTGTGGCATCGCCGGTGCCCGGATGCGCGGCCTCGCGCTTGACCGGGATATGGGTGTGCTCGGGGACGTAGAAGGAGTGGAAGCCGTTGTCCTCGGCGGCCCGCGCCGCCGCGGCGGGGGTGATGCCGCGGTCGCTGGTGAAGAGAACGATGCCGTAGCGCATGATCGCTGCCTTGTCTGTGCGGTGTACCGGCCGAGCGGTGCCGGGTCGAGCGGTGCCGGGTCGAGCGGGGCCGGGGAGGGAGTGGGTCAGGCGTCGTCGAGTGCGGCGGTGACGACCGCGTCGAGCCCCTCGCCGGGCGCGGAGCCGAGATGATCACCGAGGAACCGGGCGGCCTCGCGCAACTGCTCGGCACTCAGTTCCTCGTTGTGCAGGGCGGCGCCCACCTGGATGCCCGCCACATCGAACATGTCGCCTGCCGCGAGCGCGCCGAGCAGTAGCAGCCTGCGATCGCGCAGGGTGAGCCCGGGACGCGACCAGATGCCCGCGAAGAGGTGGTCGGCGGTGATCGCGAACAGCTCGTCCTGACCGTCGGCGAAGTCGAAACCGTAGACCTCGCCCATCTTCGCCAGTCCGCGCGCCCGTGTCCGCGACTGCTGCTCGGCCGGTTGCGTCCCGCTCATGACCGTGTGTCCGGCCCGACGCCGGGGCTGGGGGAAGAACGCCGCATGCGTGGCTCCTCGAACTCGATCGTGCGAACGGTCTGCCGCGGCGGCGCGGCGGGCCCCTCCGAACTGTCTGGACAGGTGTTCGGAATATAGTCCGATTCGATCATGGATCGCAAGAACGTGTTCCTGTTTTCGGTGTTCACAGTACCGGGTCGGGCCGTCGGCCGTATGTCGAGGCGTCGAGCTCCGCCGGGGTCAGGCGCCGCCGCGGGAACGATGCTCGTCGCGATGGGTCTCCAGCAGCCGCAGCCAGATCTCGCTGATGGTCGGGAACGACGGAACCGCGTGCCAGAGCCGGTCGAGGGGGACCTCCCCCGCGATCGCGATGGTCGCCGAATGCAACAGTTCGGTGACGCCGGGTCCGGCGAAGGTCGCGCCCACGACGACGCGGCGACGCGGGTCGACCAGCATTCGGGCGGAGCCGCGGTAGGCGGGGTCGTACTGGACCGAGCCGGAGACCCGGCCGAGGTCGTAATCGACCACGTCGACCTCGAGTCCGGCGCGTGCGGCGTCAGCGGTGGTGAGGCCGACGGCGGCGATCTCCGGGTCGGTGACCACGACCTGCGGCACGGCCAGCCGGTCGGCGGTGCCGGCATGGCGTCCCCACTCGGCGGTGTCGAGCGCGTTCCCGCGCGCCCGGTCGGCGATGGCCGCGCCCGCGATACGTGCCTGGTACTTGCCCTGATGGGTGAGCAGCGCACGGTGATTGACGTCGCCCACCGCGTAGAGCCAGGCGCCCTCGACCCCGGTGGCGGTGCAGGTGTCGTCGGTCTCGATCCACTCGCCCGGGGTCAGCCCGACGGTGTCGAGGCCGATGTCGTCGGTCCGCGGTGCGCGGCCGGTCGCGAAGAGAATTTCGTCGGTGACGAGGTGGGTGCCGTCGCCGAGCGTGACATCGATGCGATCGCCTGGACCGCCCGAGCGTTCGACGGAGGTGACGGTGGCACCGAATCGCAGATCGACGCCGCGCTCTTTCAGCCGCTCGACGACCAGGTCCGCGGCGAAGGCCTCCATGCGGGGCAGCAGGCGCTCGCCGCGGACGACGACGGTGACCCGCGAACCCAGCGCCCGCCACGCGGTCGCCATCTCGGTGGCGACCACGCCACCACCGACCACGATCAATCGGCTCGGCACCCGGCGGGCGCCGGTGGCCTCCCTGCTGGTCCAGATCCGCACGCCGTCCGAGCCGGGCAGAGCGGGCACGGCCGCGCGAGAGCCGGTGCACACGGCCACCGCGTGCCGCGCGGTCAGCAGCACCTCACCCTGGGAGGTCTCGACCCGCACCTGCCGCGGCCCGGCGATCCGGCCGACGCCGCGGATGAGCGCGATGCCCGCGGATTCGAGCCAGTCGGCCTGCCCGTGGTCGTCCCAGCCGGCGACCATGGCGTCGCGGTGCGCCAGGACGGCCGGGGTGTCGAGCGGGCCGGTGACGATCGTGTCGACGCCGGGCATACGGGCGGCCTCGGCGCGCAGCAGCGCCGGGCGCAGCAGCGCTTTGCTGGGAACGCAGGCCCAGTACGAGCATTCACCGCCGATCAGTTCGGACTCCACGACGACGGTGCGGAGGCCGGCGGCCGCGGTCCGATCGGCGACGTTCTCGCCCGCCGGGCCGGCGCCGAGGACGATGACGTCATAGGTCCGAGCGTTCTCGTCTGTCATGACCGCGCTTTCGGTGACGGAGGTCAGCGGCCGGCTGTGCGCCGGGGCGTGCGGGACCGGCCGCTGCTGACGGGAAGTGCAGACAGCGAGACACACCGTAGTCCGCGTTCCTGCCGCGGTGCCGGGTGACGCGCGGTGGACCGGCCGACTGCCCTCGATCGCAGGAACGTGTTCCGGTTCGGGTGCTGGTGGCCGGTTGCCGCGAATGTCGTGCGGGCGGACCGGGCGAGGGGTTTCATGGAAGTGTTCGCGGTGCCCATTGTTATGGAATGGTGTCGATGGTACTGTCCAGACACATGTCCAGCTATCTGTCTTCGCGGTGCGTCATGGGGATGCCCGGCGGGAAGAACCTGTTATCGAAATGGGGGACGGTGCGATGACCGCGGCGTCGGTGGAACCGTTGACATTCGATCCGTACGACTACGCGTTCCACGAGAACCCGTACCCGATCTACGCCCGGCTGCGCGCCGAGGCGCCGCTGTACCACAATCCGGACCTGGACTTCTGGGCGTTGTCCCGGCACGCGGACGTCATCGCGGCCTTCCGCGACGCGGGCCGGTTCTCCAGCGCCAACGGCGTCTCGCTCGACCCCGCCGCCTGGGGCCCGCACGCGCATCGCACCATGTCGTTCCTGGCGATGGACGATCCGCGGCACATGCGCATGCGCAAGCTCGTCTACAAGGGCTTCACCCCGCGCCGCGTCGCCGAGATGGAGGCGCGGATCAGGGAGATCACCCTGGAGTACCTCGGTCCCGCCCTGGAGCGCGGCAGTCTCGACTGGATCGACGACTTCGCGGGCAAGCTGCCGATGGATGTGATCTCGGAGCTGATGGGCGTGCCCGAATCCGATCGCGCCGAGGTCCGGCGGCTGGCCGATCTGGTGGTGCACCGCGAAGACGGGGTGCTCGACGTGCCCGACGCCGCGATCGACGCCTCGCTGCGCCTGGTCGGCTACTACGCCGACATGGTGAAGGACCGGCGTGTGCGGCGCACCGACGATCTGACCTCGGCATTGCTGGACGCCGAGATCGACGGCGACTCGCTGTCCGACGACGAGATCATCGGCTTCATGTTCCTGATGGTGGTGGCCGGCAACGAGACCACCACCAAGCTGCTCGGCAACGCGGTGTACTGGGCGGGGCGCAACCCGGCCGAGTTCGCCAAGGTCGCCGCCGATCCGGAGCGGGTGCCGGACTGGGTGGAGGAGACGCTGCGCTACGACACCTCGAGCCAGATGGTGGCGCGCTGCCCGACGGTCGACATCGAGATGCACGGCGGCGTCATCCCGGCAGGCTCGAAGGTGCTGCTGCTCATCGGCTCGGCCAACCGCGATTCGGCGGCCTTCGACGACGCCGACACCTACCGGCTGGACCGGACCCACACCAGCGCCCTGGCCAGCTTCGGCGCGGGCGTGCATTTCTGCCTCGGCGCGCACCTGGCGCGACTGGAGGCCGATGTCGCGCTGCGTGAATTCCTCACGCGGGTGCGCGATTACGAAGTCGTGACCGAGGGCGTCGAGCGCGTGCACTCGACCAACGTGCGCGGCTTCGCCCATCTGCCGATCACCGTGGAGGTGCGCTGAATGCCTCGTTTCGAACCCCATCCGACGATCCGCCCCGCGGTGATCGCGGGAGCGTCCTCGGGCATCGGCGCGGCCACCGCGGTGGCCTTGGCCCGGCTCGGCCATCCGGTGGCCCTGGGTGCGCGCCGGGTGGAGCTGTGTGCGGAATTGGCCGAGAAGATCAGGGCCGACGGCGGCACCGCCATGGCGCATCGACTGGACGTGCTCGACGGCGATTCGGTCGATGCTTTCGTGACCGCCGCCGAGGCCGCTCACGGACCCACCGAGATGCTGGTCTCCGGCGCGGGCGACATCGAATTCGGTCCGGTCGGCGAAATGCCCACCGAGGACTTCCTGCGGCAGGTGCAGGTGCACCTGGTGGGCGCGCACCGGATGGTGCACCGGGTGCTGCCGGGAATGCTGGAGCGGCAGCGCGGCGACATCGTGCTCATCAGCTCCGACTGCGCCGAGCTCCCGCGCCCGCAGACCGGCGCCTACAGCGCGGCCAAGGCGGGCGTCGAGGCGATGGTGAACCAGATGCGCATGGAATTGGAGGGCACCGGAATCCGCGCGTCGCTGGTGCGTCCCGGCCCGACCCAGACCGGCATGGGACTGACCTCGCCCGCCGAACGAGTCGGGCCGATGCTCGAAGCCTGGCAGAAGTGGGGCTTCGCCCGGCATCCGTACTTCCTGCGTGCCTCGCAGCTGGCATCCGCGGTGGTCGCGGTGGTCAGTGCCCCGCGCGGGGCGCATCTGGTGCTGGTGGAGGTGCAGCCGGAAGCGCCGCTCGAGGCGCGCCCCGCCGCGACCGGGGACGCGCCGTGAGGATCGTCGTCGACCTTGATCTGTGCCAGGGCCACGCCGCCTGCCAGGCCGAAGCGCCCGGCATCTTCTCCGTGCCCAAGCGCGGTCAGGTCGAGATTCTCGATCCCAGACCCGGCCCGGACCGGCGCGAGGATGTCGCGAACGCGATCCGCTACTGCCCGACACAAGCGCTGTCGCTCGTCGACGACGAGCCCGATACCCGATCGGAGGGTGCGAAGTGACGGCCTTCCGATCGCTGTCGCGCGACACACTGGCCGCGCTGGTGCCCGAACTGTTGCTGTGCGGACACCTCATCGACCGCTGCGGTATGGCCTACACCATCGCCGCCTTCGGTCGGGAAGGCATGGCGGGCGTGGCGATCGAGGAATGGCAGACCGCCAGCCCGGTCTACACCCGCCGCATGCAGCGCGCACTGGGCTTCGTCGGCGACAGCGTCGAAACCATCTTCAAGGGCCTGCAGCTCGATATCGGCGCCCCGCCGCAGTTCATGGATTTCCGGTTCCGAATCCACGACCGCGACCACGGGGAATTCTGGCTCGACCACTGCGGTGCGCTGGCCGACGTGGAGCCGATGGGGGAGGAGTTCGTCGTGTCGATGTGCCACGACATCGAGGACCCCACCTTCGACGCCACCGCGCTGGCGACCAACCCGCGCGCGCAGGTCCGTCCGATCCACCGGCCACCTCGGATGCCCGCGGACCGGAAACCGATGTGCGCGTGGACGGTCATCATCGACGCCGCGCACGAGCCGCCGCCGATCCCGCCGAATTCCGATCTGCTGGCCGATTCCGCCGCGGCGCACGTCGTCCTCGATCCCATCGACCCGGACGACGACGGTCGGGGCGACTACTCCGGACCGCTGCTGAGCGATCTGCGCTTCGGCGACTTCTCCCACTCGGCGTTGGCGCGCATCGCGGGCGAGGTGTGCCTGCAACAGCACCTGCTGACCCTGGGCTTCCGCATCGCGGTGCGCGCCAGGACCGGGGAGGACGAGGCGCGCGATATCGTGCGCAAGCAGTTCACCGGGATCGCGGGACTGACAGCGGAGCGACTGCGGCGCTGCCTGGGAGCCGGCGACGACGGTGCGGGTCTGGCCGCGGTCCTGTCGGTCCACCCGGCGCTGAACCCGTTGTCCTACACCGGCATCGAGGTGTCCCACGAGGGCGAGGGCGTGCGTCTGCACGTACCCGCCGACAGCGGCGCCCGGACCGACGGCACCTGGCCCTCCGTGCTCGATGTGGATCATCTCGCCCCGCTGAACGCACTGGCGCGCGGCGTGAATCCGCGCTATGTCGCGAGCGCCGTCCGGGAGCCCGACGGTCTCACGGTCGAATTCACGCTGGCCGATCAGC from Nocardia higoensis includes the following:
- a CDS encoding carboxymuconolactone decarboxylase family protein, with translation MSGTQPAEQQSRTRARGLAKMGEVYGFDFADGQDELFAITADHLFAGIWSRPGLTLRDRRLLLLGALAAGDMFDVAGIQVGAALHNEELSAEQLREAARFLGDHLGSAPGEGLDAVVTAALDDA
- a CDS encoding SDR family oxidoreductase — encoded protein: MPRFEPHPTIRPAVIAGASSGIGAATAVALARLGHPVALGARRVELCAELAEKIRADGGTAMAHRLDVLDGDSVDAFVTAAEAAHGPTEMLVSGAGDIEFGPVGEMPTEDFLRQVQVHLVGAHRMVHRVLPGMLERQRGDIVLISSDCAELPRPQTGAYSAAKAGVEAMVNQMRMELEGTGIRASLVRPGPTQTGMGLTSPAERVGPMLEAWQKWGFARHPYFLRASQLASAVVAVVSAPRGAHLVLVEVQPEAPLEARPAATGDAP
- a CDS encoding dihydrolipoyl dehydrogenase family protein, which gives rise to MTDENARTYDVIVLGAGPAGENVADRTAAAGLRTVVVESELIGGECSYWACVPSKALLRPALLRAEAARMPGVDTIVTGPLDTPAVLAHRDAMVAGWDDHGQADWLESAGIALIRGVGRIAGPRQVRVETSQGEVLLTARHAVAVCTGSRAAVPALPGSDGVRIWTSREATGARRVPSRLIVVGGGVVATEMATAWRALGSRVTVVVRGERLLPRMEAFAADLVVERLKERGVDLRFGATVTSVERSGGPGDRIDVTLGDGTHLVTDEILFATGRAPRTDDIGLDTVGLTPGEWIETDDTCTATGVEGAWLYAVGDVNHRALLTHQGKYQARIAGAAIADRARGNALDTAEWGRHAGTADRLAVPQVVVTDPEIAAVGLTTADAARAGLEVDVVDYDLGRVSGSVQYDPAYRGSARMLVDPRRRVVVGATFAGPGVTELLHSATIAIAGEVPLDRLWHAVPSFPTISEIWLRLLETHRDEHRSRGGA
- a CDS encoding glycosyltransferase family 4 protein — its product is MRIALLSYRSKTHCGGQGVYVRKLSAGLAELGHEVEVFSGQPYPEDLDPRVRLTEVPSLDLYREPDPFRTPRLSEIRDRIDVLEVATMWTAGFPEPRTFSLRAARLLAERANEFDVVHDNQCLGSGLLDIAEFLPVVATVHHPITRDLAVDLAAAPLRRKPLVRRWYGFLGMQKRVARRIPELVTVSSSSATDIVADFDVDPRQLSVVPLGVDTELFAPRPQPRVPGRIVAVASADKPLKGVSHLLRACARLRVTHRIELQLVAKLDPEGPTEKLIAELGLSDIVTVRPGLSDDELAELLASAEIVCIPSLYEGFSLPAVEAMASGTPLVVSRAGALPEVVGEPGVCADLITPGDAEELTAALGALFDAPLRRAEMSRAGRERAVAVFSWASVAAQTTRIYQRAIARANGAPESSIADPGHITPQRTQEDHRADR
- a CDS encoding ferredoxin encodes the protein MRIVVDLDLCQGHAACQAEAPGIFSVPKRGQVEILDPRPGPDRREDVANAIRYCPTQALSLVDDEPDTRSEGAK
- a CDS encoding cytochrome P450, with amino-acid sequence MTAASVEPLTFDPYDYAFHENPYPIYARLRAEAPLYHNPDLDFWALSRHADVIAAFRDAGRFSSANGVSLDPAAWGPHAHRTMSFLAMDDPRHMRMRKLVYKGFTPRRVAEMEARIREITLEYLGPALERGSLDWIDDFAGKLPMDVISELMGVPESDRAEVRRLADLVVHREDGVLDVPDAAIDASLRLVGYYADMVKDRRVRRTDDLTSALLDAEIDGDSLSDDEIIGFMFLMVVAGNETTTKLLGNAVYWAGRNPAEFAKVAADPERVPDWVEETLRYDTSSQMVARCPTVDIEMHGGVIPAGSKVLLLIGSANRDSAAFDDADTYRLDRTHTSALASFGAGVHFCLGAHLARLEADVALREFLTRVRDYEVVTEGVERVHSTNVRGFAHLPITVEVR
- a CDS encoding TIGR03619 family F420-dependent LLM class oxidoreductase, coding for MRYGIVLFTSDRGITPAAAARAAEDNGFHSFYVPEHTHIPVKREAAHPGTGDATLPDDRYMRTLDPWVALATAAAVTERIELATAVALPTESDPITLAKTIASLDHLSGGRVLLGAGFGWNTDELTDHGVPAGKRRTVLREYLEGMRALWRDDEAEYTGEFLSFGPSWAWPKPVHRNVPVLIGAGGTEKTFRWIAKSADGWITTPGETDITDRLALLQQIWAEAGRPGAPRVVALDIKPDAGRLADWAAAGVTDVLYGLPDKPEDQVRAYLERLAAKLAVPAGEGH